TCGATCACGCGCGGATCGCGCCGCATCTCGTCGGGCGTGCCCTCGGCAATCTTTTCGCCGTACTGCAACACGGTGACACGGTCGCTGATGCCCATCACGAGACGCATGTCGTGCTCGATCAGGAGCACCGTGACGCCGCGATCGCGGATGCGCCGAATGAGCTGCATGAGTTCGGTTTTTTCGGAGGGATTCATGCCGGCGGCCGGCTCATCGAGCAGAATCAGCTTGGGCCCGGTGGCGAGGGCGCGCGCGATTTCGAGCCGTCGCTGCTCGCCGTATGCGAGGTTCGACGCGAGTTCGTCCGCGCGTTCCTCGAGCCCCGTGAAA
Above is a window of Deltaproteobacteria bacterium DNA encoding:
- a CDS encoding ABC transporter ATP-binding protein; translation: MFLLGYAAWLLLLVRIGAFSLRERAAEVVTAARAMEELRFTGLEERADELASNLAYGEQRRLEIARALATGPKLILLDEPAAGMNPSEKTELMQLIRRIRDRGVTVLLIEHDMRLVMGISDRVTVLQYGEKIAEGTPDEMRRDPRVIEAYLGEGPAVAAPAEAS